Proteins encoded within one genomic window of Flavobacterium gilvum:
- a CDS encoding sensor histidine kinase: MNKLFFRLLVLLMSLSLIGIILVQVYWFNTSFENNDEQFGFHVKQVLGKVAERLHDREAYSFYDKYNHYKDSTGKIPKRDDLLEFYYVQKNPLTKQTIIYSNSIISEDFKISSGLFDKKFTTESFKSFNSKRVTEVYNKNSLDNSGIQQSLIPDKIISKAGNLDILDNAQFEIFFKDIASAMPLQERITKEALREIIKKELEEYGVKTKFEFGILSNGIQTKVKSVNFKYDKDATYSIPIFSDNEGIEKYKLLVTFPHKKKFLLSELVSITILSIIFTLIIIIAYTSALNQLIRQRQISEIKTDFINNMTHEFKTPIATINLALDAIRNPKIIDDKEKVFKYLDMIRDENKRMHAQVENVLRISKLEKKELNIIKESSDIEVVINDAIEHVNLILEDREGTIDIHFGAIRKTVLLNDVHFTNVIVNILENAIKYTPGIPKIDIYTENIKDMVLIKIKDNGVGMSKIAQKRIFEKFYREHTGDIHNVKGHGLGLAYVKRIVDDHNGQIYVESEKGKGSTFIIKLPLIN; the protein is encoded by the coding sequence ATGAATAAATTATTTTTTAGATTACTAGTGCTGTTGATGAGTTTGTCTCTAATTGGGATTATTCTTGTGCAAGTCTATTGGTTTAATACTTCATTTGAGAATAATGATGAACAATTTGGTTTTCATGTAAAACAGGTGTTAGGTAAAGTTGCCGAAAGACTGCATGATCGTGAAGCATATAGTTTTTATGATAAATACAATCATTATAAAGATAGTACAGGTAAAATTCCAAAAAGAGACGATTTGCTGGAGTTTTACTATGTTCAAAAAAATCCATTAACAAAGCAAACTATCATTTATTCGAATAGTATTATATCTGAAGATTTTAAAATTTCGTCTGGACTTTTTGATAAAAAATTTACAACCGAGAGTTTTAAAAGCTTTAATTCTAAACGGGTTACAGAAGTTTATAATAAAAACAGCCTAGATAATTCGGGAATACAACAAAGTTTGATTCCGGATAAAATAATATCAAAGGCTGGTAATTTGGACATATTGGATAATGCCCAATTTGAAATTTTTTTTAAAGACATTGCCTCTGCAATGCCGCTTCAGGAAAGAATTACAAAGGAAGCTTTAAGAGAAATTATAAAGAAGGAATTGGAAGAATATGGTGTAAAAACCAAGTTTGAGTTTGGAATTTTGAGTAATGGTATTCAGACTAAGGTAAAATCTGTAAATTTTAAATACGATAAAGACGCAACCTATTCCATTCCTATTTTTAGCGATAATGAAGGAATTGAAAAGTATAAGTTATTGGTTACTTTTCCGCATAAAAAGAAGTTCTTATTGTCTGAATTGGTGAGTATTACGATATTGTCTATCATTTTTACGCTGATTATTATTATTGCCTATACAAGTGCTTTAAATCAGTTGATTCGTCAGAGACAGATTTCAGAGATTAAAACTGATTTCATCAATAATATGACGCATGAGTTTAAAACACCTATTGCCACAATAAATTTGGCTTTGGATGCCATCCGAAACCCTAAGATTATTGACGATAAGGAAAAGGTTTTTAAATATCTCGATATGATTCGGGACGAAAATAAGCGAATGCATGCACAGGTTGAAAACGTGTTGAGGATTTCTAAATTAGAAAAGAAAGAATTAAATATTATTAAGGAATCGAGTGATATAGAGGTTGTTATAAATGACGCAATTGAGCATGTTAATTTGATTTTAGAAGACAGAGAGGGAACTATTGATATTCATTTTGGAGCTATCAGGAAAACGGTTTTGTTGAATGATGTTCACTTTACAAATGTGATAGTCAATATTTTGGAAAATGCAATAAAATACACTCCGGGGATACCAAAAATTGATATTTATACAGAAAATATCAAAGATATGGTTCTCATAAAAATAAAAGACAATGGAGTGGGTATGAGTAAAATTGCTCAGAAAAGAATTTTTGAAAAATTTTACAGAGAACATACCGGTGACATTCATAATGTGAAAGGCCATGGTTTGGGTCTTGCTTATGTAAAAAGAATTGTAGACGACCATAACGGTCAAATATATGTAGAAAGTGAAAAGGGTAAAGGAAGTACCTTTATTATAAAATTACCTTTAATAAATTAA